A single window of Coturnix japonica isolate 7356 chromosome 17, Coturnix japonica 2.1, whole genome shotgun sequence DNA harbors:
- the NAIF1 gene encoding nuclear apoptosis-inducing factor 1, translating to MASPPAPPAKKRKMNFSEREVEIIVEELERGKHLLINHFNAGVPLAAKAAAWHDILRRVNAVATCHRELPEVKKKWSDLKTEVRRKVAQVRAAMEGGSESHNGGGAGTEGEDPTGATAAPVILTPMQQRICNLLGEATIISLPGGECGAADGTEIPITASATTVTLTQIPAETTYHSLEDGVVEYCTTEAPTAVTAEAPLEMMAHQHEVSAKPQELKSRIALNSAKLLQEQRVTNLHVKEIAQHLEQQNDLLQMIRRSQEVQACAQERQAQAMEGTQAALSALIQVLRPMIKDFRRFLQSNTPSPSVTADPSQTGQQDGIIQ from the exons ATGGCGTCGCCCCCGGCTCCCCCGGccaagaagaggaagatgaattTCTCGGAGCGGGAGGTGGAGATCATCGTGGAGGAGCTGGAGCGAGGCAAACATCTCCTCATCAACCACTTCAACGCCGGCGTCCCGCTGGCTGCCAAGGCCGCAGCCTGGCACGACATCCTGCGGAGGGTCAACGCCGTCGCCACCTGCCACCGAGAGCTGCCCGAGGTGAAGAAGAAATGGTCCGACCTCAAGACTGAGGTGCGGCGTAAAGTGGCACAAGTGAGAGCGGCCATGGAAGGGGGCAGCGAGAGCCACAATGGAGGCGGTGCTGGGACGGAGGGTGAGGACCCTACGGGTGCTACGGCAGCTCCCGTCATCCTCACCCCAATGCAACAGCGCATCTGTAACCTGCTGGGAGAGGCCACCATCATCAGCCTGCCCGGCGGGGAGTGCGGGGCTGCAGACGGCACCGAGATCCCCATCACCGCATCCGCCACCACCGTCACACTGACCCAGA TTCCTGCAGAGACGACGTACCACAGTCTGGAGGACGGGGTGGTGGAGTACTGCACAACAGAAGCCCCCACCGCAGTTACTGCTGAAGCACCGTTGGAGATGATGGCACATCAACACGAAGTATCTGCAAAACCTCAGGAGCTGAAAAGCCGCATTGCTCTGAACTCAGCCAagctcctgcaggagcagcgAGTCACCAACTTACACGTGAAGGAGATCGCCCAGCATCTGGAGCAGCAGAATGACTTGCTTCAAATGATCCGTCGCTCTCAGGAGGTGCAGGCGTGTGCGCAGGAACGCCAGGCTCAAGCCATGGAAGGAAcacaggctgcactgagtgccctcatccaggtccTCCGCCCCATGATTAAGGACTTCCGTCGATTTTTGCAGAGCAATACACCCAGTCCTTCGGTGACCGCTGATCCCAGCCAGACTGGGCAGCAAGATGGTATTATCCAGTGA